The sequence below is a genomic window from Humulus lupulus chromosome 3, drHumLupu1.1, whole genome shotgun sequence.
TCTATTATTTTTAAAGGGTACTTATAAGAAGACAAGAGTTTTCTATAATACATCTAAGTTATGGTATTCATTTTTTTGCtctgtatttatatatatatatatatatatatataaaacatatggctGTGAACTGTTATCTGATTAACGTCTTAGATAGGGTCGAgtattgggcgggttggtcgggttacaaggtATTTTTATCTGTCTAAtatcataatcgggttagcaaaagtgacccaTAACTtacccaattaaaaaaaaaatttatcctgtctaataatttgggcgggttggtcgggtcaacccgtcCAAACAAaagtgatgattttttttttttaacatttttgtaattttttcttttaaatactagtactaatagtgtgaagtttatatttttaagcttaaaacaatattttaaatttatagtaaaaaaattaaaacaaaacttaattaatttatatatttatttgaatatattataaataataaattcttaattagGCGGATTGAGTTATATTGaacgggttgataattattttcaacccgcccaatgtaacaattgggtGGTTTAAATTTTGATCGATTTATTCAGATTATAATTTTTGGCAGTTTTTTCCGATTAGTTTGGACGGTTTATTCAAATTAGGCGGGATGTAAAAAATTTTGAACAACCCTAATCTTAGATATGaatcataatcaatcatattCTTATTTGGCACATGCGGCTGGGTAAGGTATCTACTCACTGTCTCTCGTAATAATTACAGCAAATAATTGAAATATATAAAACTGAATTAATTATTCTCAGAAAAAATACGTCATCATtaatttgtatgtttttttttgttgttgtgtaCATAACCTTAAAAAACAAGCCAAttacttaattaataattatacatataaattagttaattaagCGTGTCACATATCTTCCAAAGAAGATAGAAATGCAGGGGTAGCCTCTACACTCTTAACTTATTCATTGCAAGAGACAAATAAAAAACACCGACTTGTACTACACACGTGAGTGTACTCACGTGGTTTTGTCTTGCACACTGGTggtatacatatacatatacgtatacatatacatatactaaaTACAAATATCGCTCAATAtgcgtttatttataaaatttattaattatttttattaaatttatattaattttatataatttttaaataaatatcttattttaattaaataatttgtttatttttatttaagtttctgtttgttctaatttttgaatttgggagtgataacaagagattatatattatatgtttaaaaaaaaaattattgctaATTGAcaatacattatattatatgtttaatatgatattttctaataagtgagtttaagtttaattaaattttatttaagttataaattatatatatttattattcttaaataattatcattgtaaaatatctcaaaaatatcatattttaatttgtttaattatttattattttaaaatagttattactgtaaaatatctcaacaatattattttttaattttttttaatttttaacttttttttatttaagtttaagtgtttacaaactaccgttaaatataagaatattccgttaaagttaacactaaaaaaataaaaaactgttaaaaccaagaatttccgttatctacccacttattatatagaagagatataatataatatttatttatttatttaataatcgaATTTAGCAACtagaaagaaaaatacaaaacacctcatttaattcacttaaatattattgttattatgaattaaaaacaaaacatatgcATAGGAATATTAAATCAAGTGCATTGATCAGTACACATAAAAGGAGCATAGGATGATGGTATAAGATAAAGGGGAGTTTTCTTATGAACTGTGAGTCCATAAACTTCATCCATATCTAATTCCTCACCCAACATTATCTGATCATCATCACCATTATTGGCATTATTAGTAGGGATTTTCCAGTCAAACCAATATAAAAGATTTGATATCATATATTGAAGACTAGTAACCCCAAATTCCAAGCCAGGGCATCCTCTTCTTCCAAACCCAAATGGAATCAATTCAAAGTCTTGCCCTAGTTTGAACTCAATAGGGTTGTTCTCAAATCTTTCTGGGATGAACTCATCTGGCTTGTCCCATACAGTTGGGTCCCTTTGGACTGCCCATGCATTGAtaaaaaccctagtgttttcagGAACATTGTAGCCTCCAAGCTCAGCATTTGACATAGTTTTTCTAGGGACTAAAAGAACAGCTGGTGGATGTAGTCTTAGACCTTCTTTAATGACACATTGCAAGAACTCCATTTGGTTGATATCATTCATATCAATTTTCCCTTTGTTTCCCACCACTCTTCTAATCTCCTCTTGAGCTTTCTTCATTACTCTTGGACTTTTAACTAGCTCTGCCATTAACCATTCCAATGCTGTTGATGTAGTATCACTCCCACCCACAAACAAGTCctgtaataattatatatatatatatataaaaaaacagtAAAATATGACATATATTTACACATAAATAATAAAATGTTagataataattatataaatcaaTAATTGATGATAATAGACAATATGAATATGTACAGCTAGCCCATACAGCACATGTGATAATATATATTTTCCATTTTTTAATTCATTGGTTGAAACAATaggaaatattatatatatatatatatatatatgaaagagaTTTAGAGGTGAAATTACCATAAGGATTGCTTTCATACTGTCTTGAGTGAGGTCAAAGTCATCCTTCTGAAGTGCAAGAAGAATGTCTAAAAAATCTTTTGAATGAGATCCACCATCACTGCTTTTGAGACCAGCCTTGTGTTCTTCAACAACTTGATCATAAAAAGTGTCTAATTCTCTAAAATTTGATTTCAAACGACCTATCAAGCCTCTAACCACATCAATCCACCTAGCATATTTAGTAGGGAAGAAATCTTGCACACTAAAGGCCATGAAATCTTCCATAAATCTTCTTGTCAAGTCTCCAAACTTGCTTTGTCCATTTTCATCCTCAAATCTCTGCCCAAGAATACACATAGAGACAATGTTATTAGATGTCCCAACTAACAATTTGCTAAGATTTAAAGGCTCTCCAACATCATTGTGACAAGCTCTACTTATCCTATCAACCAAAAGATTAGTCTCTACTACTCTCACAAACTCAAACTCATGAACCCTTTTGTGGCTCAAAAGCTCCACAACAcaaatttttctaatttttttccaATACTCGCCATAAGGAGCAAACCCCGGATCTTGACATCCATAGAGAAGGATGTCGGCCGCGGTGGTTTTAGGGCGGTCAGAGAAAACGACGTCGTAATTCTTGACAATCTCTTTCACCATTTGTGAAGATGAAACC
It includes:
- the LOC133824530 gene encoding phenylacetaldehyde oxime monooxygenase CYP71AN24-like, giving the protein MQYSILLIPLFFLSLIFLLKRFRSSQTKSNLPPSPPRLPVIGNLHQLGTLPHRSLQTLSNKYGPLMLMKMGQVPTLVVSSSQMVKEIVKNYDVVFSDRPKTTAADILLYGCQDPGFAPYGEYWKKIRKICVVELLSHKRVHEFEFVRVVETNLLVDRISRACHNDVGEPLNLSKLLVGTSNNIVSMCILGQRFEDENGQSKFGDLTRRFMEDFMAFSVQDFFPTKYARWIDVVRGLIGRLKSNFRELDTFYDQVVEEHKAGLKSSDGGSHSKDFLDILLALQKDDFDLTQDSMKAILMDLFVGGSDTTSTALEWLMAELVKSPRVMKKAQEEIRRVVGNKGKIDMNDINQMEFLQCVIKEGLRLHPPAVLLVPRKTMSNAELGGYNVPENTRVFINAWAVQRDPTVWDKPDEFIPERFENNPIEFKLGQDFELIPFGFGRRGCPGLEFGVTSLQYMISNLLYWFDWKIPTNNANNGDDDQIMLGEELDMDEVYGLTVHKKTPLYLIPSSYAPFMCTDQCT